Within the Deltaproteobacteria bacterium genome, the region GCGCACGACCGAGGCGCGGGCGTTGATGCTGTTCTCGATCAGATCGAGGATGTGCAGGGCGATCTCAACCAATTCTCCACCCCCGCCCGCCTTCGCCGTGAAGCGCCCCGAGCAGTTCCGCAAAAACCGGCACCTCGAGCGTCCAGACGGTCCGCGCATCGCCGATTTCGTCGAGGCTGTGCGCGTCCGATGCCGTCACGATGGGCTTCCCCGGCTTCTGGAGATCAGCGGCCCTCCCGTGCTTGGCGCCCGCCGCGGAAACTTCGATCGCATCGAACTCCACGTCTTCGGGCCAGATCCCCAGCTGGCTGAGCACGGAAAACGAGCGCCGGTCGGCATGGGCCGCGATGGCGATGCCTTCGTTCGCCCGTATGAGGCCCACCGCGTGGCCGAGCGACAGGGCGCACGCCGACTCGTACGCCGAGTCCGGACGCTCGACGACCGATCCGAGCGCGTCCACGACCTCGGGCGGTCGCAGCGCCCCGCGCAGGCCGCTTCGCGCCGGCAGCGTCGCGCGAACGACCGCCGCCACCGCGTCGGCCGCGGCGTCGTCGCCGAACCAGCCGAGCACGTGCACTTCCTCGACGGTCGTGATCTCGATCCCCGCGATCACGATCAGATCCCCCGCCGCCGACTCTCGAACCGCGCCGATATTCGCCGTCGCGTTGTGATCGCAGATCGCGATCATCGCGACCCCGCGCGCGAGCGCCGCCTCGACGATCGCCGGCGGGCGCATCGCCGCGTCCGCGCAGGGCGACAGCACGGTGTGGATATGCAGATCGGCGGCGAAGTCCTTCACGCGCGTCGTCCCCGAATGCCGAGTTCGTAGAGCCGTC harbors:
- a CDS encoding PHP domain-containing protein — protein: MKDFAADLHIHTVLSPCADAAMRPPAIVEAALARGVAMIAICDHNATANIGAVRESAAGDLIVIAGIEITTVEEVHVLGWFGDDAAADAVAAVVRATLPARSGLRGALRPPEVVDALGSVVERPDSAYESACALSLGHAVGLIRANEGIAIAAHADRRSFSVLSQLGIWPEDVEFDAIEVSAAGAKHGRAADLQKPGKPIVTASDAHSLDEIGDARTVWTLEVPVFAELLGALHGEGGRGWRIG